The following are encoded together in the Triticum dicoccoides isolate Atlit2015 ecotype Zavitan chromosome 6B, WEW_v2.0, whole genome shotgun sequence genome:
- the LOC119324860 gene encoding E3 ubiquitin-protein ligase SINA-like 4 encodes MGGKRKSTGDVKTPPTVGRRPGRPRKNTPPEAIRRPGRPRKSEPGVEVPLARSPVSVQTLASPRSKREEEANGGLLELARGAAAIAAAEEEEEQVRMRCDLCHGPLRPPIYQCTRVQHVACRDCGTGECRPCGGDPAAVFVHNAQLDALFGYIKVPCPFRKFGCASSVAYRDLAAHEEACAWAPCACAECGYKGPPSGLLRHLTELSGRHAWTAHRITYGMDLQFTVPVPESSEQQCEDRGLLIAEDGAVFLLAVGGAGGVRRVTVVCVRGYVGTGPVYSSSVEVAGPDEARRLKLKKKVAASCSAPVEFDVLAQPECDTVPVYPEMLHGEELHLCIRIGKTKIICS; translated from the exons ATGGGCGGAAAGAGGAAGAGCACCGGGGACGTGAAGACACCGCCGACAGTGGGCCGGCGGCCGGGCCGCCCGAGGAAGAACACGCCGCCGGAGGCGATCCGGCGCCCGGGCCGCCCGAGGAAGAGCGAGCCGGGCGTCGAGGTGCCGCTGGCGCGCAGCCCGGTCTCGGTGCAGACGCTGGCGTCGCCCAGATCCAAGCGCGAGGAGGAGGCGAACGGCGGGCTGCTGGAGCTCGCGCGCGGCGCGGCGGCCATagccgcggcggaggaggaggaggagcaggtcaGGATGCGCTGCGACCTCTGCCATGGCCCCCTCAGGCCCCCCATCTACCAG TGCACCCGCGTGCAGCACGTCGCGTGCCGCGACTGCGGCACCGGCGAGTGCCGCCCGTGCGGCGGCGACCCGGCCGCCGTCTTTGTCCACAACGCCCAGCTGGACGCCCTCTTCGGCTACATCAAGGTGCCGTGCCCGTTCCGCAAGTTCGGGTGCGCCAGCTCCGTCGCCTACCGCGACCTGGCGGCGCACGAGGAAGCGTGCGCGTGGGCGCCCTGCGCTTGTGCGGAGTGCGGGTACAAGGGGCCCCCGTCGGGCCTCCTGCGTCATCTCACGGAGTTGTCCGGCCGGCACGCCTGGACCGCCCACAGGATCACCTACGGGATGGACCTCCAGTTCACCGTCCCCGTGCCGGAGTCGTCGGAGCAGCAGTGCGAGGACCGCGGCCTCCTGATCGCGGAGGACGGCGCCGTGTTCCTCTTGGCCGTGGGGGGCGCCGGTGGCGTCCGCCGCGTCACCGTCGTGTGCGTCAGGGGTTATGTCGGCACCGGGCCAGTGTACAGCTCCTCCGTCGAGGTGGCTGGTCCAGACGAGGCGCGCCGGCTGAAGCTCAAGAAGAAGGTGGCGGCGAGCTGCTCGGCCCCGGTCGAGTTTGATGTGTTGGCGCAGCCGGAGTGCGACACTGTCCCCGTGTATCCGGAGATGCTGCACGGGGAGGAGCTCCATCTGTGCATCCGTATTGGCAAGACGAAGATCATCTGTTCCTGA